In a single window of the Montipora capricornis isolate CH-2021 chromosome 11, ASM3666992v2, whole genome shotgun sequence genome:
- the LOC138024850 gene encoding mRNA export factor GLE1-like: MYWTEEHNIILCRDVLFENPYKYKKGSPQRSETWRKIVDILNKCATPQFNVDHRAIRDHINVLVNKHKKKIRAEERASGISPDEPSELDELIQQIIALEESAPTDTCSKDKAEKDDRAKAEDVRMKAMERLSQTKKRELEEDGEDKPKRRRRTTGDAMEYLKERAQKNAEMREKELHLEKERQQQQADMLKVMHQQQMQFHQQQQQFQQQQMLMMQQFMGIMNRMLEK, translated from the coding sequence ATGTACTGGACAGAGGAGCATAACATCATACTTTGCAGAGACGTTTTATTTGAAAATCCCTATAAATACAAAAAGGGGTCTCCCCAGCGGAGTGAAACCTGGAGGAAAATTGTAGATATTCTGAACAAATGTGCTACTCCCCAGTTTAATGTTGACCACAGAGCCATCCGGGACCACATCAACGTCTTGGTAAACaagcataagaaaaaaattagagCTGAAGAAAGGGCATCAGGAATATCCCCAGATGAGCCGAGTGAATTAGATGAGCTGATACAGCAAATTATTGCTCTAGAAGAGAGTGCTCCTACAGATACATGCAGTAAGGATAAAGCTGAAAAAGATGACAGAGCTAAAGCAGAAGATGTAAGAATGAAAGCTATGGAGAGGCTTTCCCAGACCAAAAAAAGGGAATTAGAAGAAGATGGTGAGGACAAACcaaaacgaagaagaagaacaactgGAGATGCCATGGAGTATCTAAAGGAAAGGGCACAAAAGAATGCCGAAATGAGGGAAAAGGAACTTCATCTGGAAAAAGAAAGGCAGCAACAACAAGCTGACATGCTGAAGGTTATGCACCAGCAACAAATGCAATTCCATCAGCAACAGCAGCAGTTTCAGCAACAACAAATGCTCATGATGCAGCAGTTCATGGGCATCATGAATAGAATGCTTGAAAAATAG